The DNA segment ATGATACTTGCTCATTTAGCTAAATGAGCAAATGAAAAAATGAGTGTGCTAATCGGGAAACTGAAACTAAAAAATCCAGTGATGGTTGCATCAGGTACTTTCGGCTACGGGCTTGAATTCAAGGATTTGGTAGATTTAGATAAAATTGGTGCAATTGTTACAAAAACGATTACATTAAAACCACGATTGGGAAATCCTCAACCACGAATTTTTGAACTACATTACGGAATGATAAACTCTATCGGACTTCAAAATGTTGGATTAGAAATTTTCTTAAAAGATAAACTGGCAGAATTAAAAAAAATTACAAAAACACATATCATCGTAAGTGTCGGCGGAAATACAGAAAAAGAATTGTTAGAAATAATAGAAACATTAAATTCTGAAAAAATTGCTGCGGTTGAACTGAATCTTTCCTGCCCGAATATAATCGGTAAAAAAATTATTTCACAAAGTGCTAAACAAACATATAAACTCGTAAGCACTATAAGAAAAAGAACAAACTTGACTTTGATTACCAAACTTTCACCAAATGTTACCGATATTACAAAAATTGCAAAATCTTGTGAGGATGCCGGCTGTGACGCTGTTTCTTTAATCAACTCTTTCCCTGTTCTGTTTTTCTCTCCATCTCTGGTGTTTGGTGGTCTCTCAGGGCCCTGCATAAAACATATTGCTTTACGAATGGTTTATCTGGCTTGTCAGACGGTAAGAATCCCAGTAATCGGTATGGGCGGGATAATGGATGTAAATGATGCGCTGGAATTTTTTAGAGCAGGTGCAAAAGCGGTTGCTGTTGGTTGTGCGAATTTTGCGAACCCCCAAACAACAATAGAAATAATTGAAGAGATATCGCGAATAAATGCTATGAATGTTAACACGAATAAATACGAACGAAATTTGTAACAATTCGTGATGTTTGCCTTTGTTCGTGATAATTTAGGTTTAATATGGAACTGATTGTTGCATTAGATGTTGATAGTATATCACCGGCAGAAAAAATTGTTAAACTTCTGAAACATAAAGTAAAAATATTCAAAGTGGGTTCAAAACTTTTTACAGCGGTTGGTCCTGCTATTCTGGAGATATTAAATTCAAACGGTTGTAAAGTATTTCTGGATTTGAAATATCACGATATACCAACTGTTGTTTCTGATGCTGTTATGGTTGCAGGTGAAAAAAAAGTTTTTGCGGTATCACTACATATTTCAGGCGGGAAAGAGATGCTTGAAAAATGTATATCGCTAAAAAACAGGCCACTTTTATGGGGGATAACAGTTCTTACAAGTTTAGACGACAACGATTTAAAAGAGATTGGAATATCACAAAAAATAGAAGCACAAGTTGAATTATTAACTAAAATAGCAAAAGATGTAGGACTTGATGGCATTGTGTGTTCGCCGAGAGAAATAGATATTGTGAAAAAAATTAGTAGGCTTCAAATAATTGTTCCAGGAATTCGTCTTGCTGAAGAAACTGATGACCAAAAAAGAACACTTACCCCGAAAGAAGCAAAAGAAAAAGGTGCTGATTATATTGTTGTTGGAAGGCCGATAATTAAAGCAGAAAATCCACTTTTAGTAACAGAAAAAACGCTTGAAGAAATAAAATGAATACACTAAAATTAGTCAAAGAAAAAAAAGCACTTTTAATAGGACATTTTCTGCTTTCGTCGGGACTACATTCAGACAAATATATTCAATGTGCAAAAGTTTTGCAATATCCCAATATTGCTGAGCAACTTGCAAAAGCCTTAATAAAAAAAATCTTATCAACTTATCAACTTATCAACTTATCAACTGTCTCTTGTGTTATTAGTCCTGCGATAGGCGGGATTGTTATCGGACAGGAGGTTGCAAGACAACTAAACTGTCGGGCTATATTCTGTGAACGCGAAAATGGAGTAATGAAACTTCGGCGTGGATTTGAAATAAAAAAGGGTGAAAACTGTCTTGTTGTTGAAGATGTAATTACAACTGGTGGTTCTACAAACGAAGTAATGGAAGTGGTAAAAAAAGCAGGTGGTAAGATAGCAGGAATGGCTACAATTATTGATAGGTCGCAATTAAAAAATTTCGCTATCTCATTATTAAAACTGAAAATAAAAACATATAAACCTGAAACTTGTCCGTTATGTAAAAAAGGAATACCGCTTGTAAAACCAGGCAGTAAATCTGTGTAATCTGTGATATGAAAAATCTGTGTAATCTGTGTTACAAAAAATCTGGTGTTGATATAAATAAAGCAAATAAACTTGTGAGTTGGATAAAAAAACTATCTCCAAAAATTGGTGGATTTTCAGGACTTTACAAACTCAATGAACTCAATAAACTCAACAAACCCGACATATATCTTGCGGCTTCTTGTGATGGTGTTGGTACAAAACTGAAAATTGCACAATTATTGAATAAGCATGATACTGTTGGGATTGACCTTGTTGCAATGAATGTAAATGATGTTTTATGTTGTGGTGCAACACCATTATTTTTTCTTGACTATTATGCTTGTGGAAAACTGAATCTAAAAATTGCTAAAGATGTAATTATTGGGATAAAAAATGGTTGTGAACAAGCAAGATGTGTATTGCTCGGCGGTGAGACAGCAGAAATGCCGGGATTTTACAAAGGTAATGAATATGATTTAGCAGGTTTTGCGGTTGGTATTATTGATAAGGAAAAGATTATTGATGGCACAAGAATAAAAAATGGTGATTTGATAATTGGCATTCCATCAAGCGGTCTTCATTCAAATGGTTTTTCACTTATCAGAAAGGTTTTTGCAGAAAAAGAAATTAAAAAATTTGGTAATGAATTTCTTAAACCAACAAAAATCTATGTAAAAGAAATTCAATCTGCAATCTGCAATCTGCAATCTGCAATTACTGGTATCTGTCACATCACTGGCGGTGGTTTTTATGATAATATCGTTAGAATACTCCCAGAAAATTGTAGAGCTGTTATTCGTAAAAATCGTTGGAATGTACCGGAAATATTTAAGGTTATTCAAAAAAAAGGAAATATCTCTGATAGAGAAATGTACAGAACTTTTAATATGGGAATTGGAATGGTAATGATAATTCACGAGTTCACGAGTTCACGAGTTCTTGAGTTGTTGAAGGATTCAATTATTATTGGTGAGATTGTTAAAGGGAAAAAAGGAGTAGAAGTTGTCTAACAAAATAAAAATCGGTGTTTTGGTATCAGGCAGTGGGACAAATCTTCAAGCGATTATTGATGCCTGTATGTCACACAAAATTGATGCAAAAGTTGTGGTGGTTATAAGTAACAAAAAAGAAGCATTTGCATTACAGCGAGCGAAAAAGTATAATATAAGAGCAGTTTTTGTTGACGCAAAAAAATATGATTTTGATAGAAAAGCGATTGAGATTCTTGAAAAATTTGAAGTTGATTTAGTTTGTCTTGCTGGATTTTTATTAAAACTTGGTAAAAATTTTATCAGAAAATATAGAGGTAAAATCCTAAATATCCATCCTGCACTTTTACCAAAATTCGGCGGAAAAGGAATGTATGGCATAAAAGTTCATCAAACGGTGCTTGAAGCAAACGAGAGGATATCCGGCTGCACGGTTCATCTTGTTGATGAAAAATACGACCATGGAAAAATAATTTTGCAAAAAAAAGTGAAGGTTTTTAAGAACGATACACCTGTAAAATTACAAAAACGGGTGTTAAAACAAGAGCATAAACTTTATCCTGAAGCAATAAAATTAGTTATAAAAAGACACTTGCTCATTTAGCTAAATGAGCAACTGACAGAACGAGGTGTTTATGATTGAGAGATATTGTTATCCAGAAATGTTAAAAATATGGACTGATGAGAGTAGGTTCCAGAAAATGTTGGATGTAGAAATCGCTGTTTGTGAGGCACTTTGTAAAAAAGGCGAAATTCCAAGAACCGCATATGAAAGAATAAAAAAACATGCCACATTTAAGCTCAAAATAATCAAAGAAATAGAAAAAATTGTCAAGCATGATGTGATTGCGTTTTTGACATACGTTGCTGGGAGCGTTGGAAAGGACTCAATCTATATTCACAGAGGACTTACCTCTTCTGATGTTTTGGATACAGCACTTGCACTCCAGTTAAAAGAGGCATCCGATATTCTGATTGCTGATTTAGAAACATTTTCCCAGACGATAAAAAATCAAGCGCGAAAATATAAAAATACGCTAATGATTGGCAGAACACACGGTATTCATGCAGAACCAATCACTTTCGGATTCAAACTTGCGGGCTGGTATAGTGAAATGTTGAGAAATATTCAGCGACTTAAAATTGCACAACAGAATATCTCGTTTGGCAAAATTTCAGGTGCGGTTGGAACATATGCTCATATTGAACCAGAAATTGAAGAATATGTTTGTAAAAAACTGGGGCTTGTGCCCGAACCTGTATCTACACAAATCATTCCCAGAGACAGACACTCACAGTTTCTGCTTACACTTGATATAATCGCTTCATCAATAGAACGGTTTGCAACTGAAATAAGAACACTTCAGCGAACAGAAATAGCCGAAGTTGAAGAACCATTTACTGTCGGTCAGAAAGGCTCATCTGCAATGCCACACAAAAGAAACCCTGTAATTTGCGAACAACTCTGCGGACTTGCAAGAGTAATTAGAGCAAATGCTTTATCATCATTAGAAAATATCGCACTGTGGAACGAACGGGATATTTCGCATTCTTCTGTAGAAAGAATAATACTTCCCGATTCTACAATTCTGCTTGACTATGTTCTTAAAAAAATGGATTATGTTATTAAAAATATGAGTGTCAATACTCAAAAAATGGTTGATAACCTCGCACTCACAAAAAATGCAATTTTTTCACAACGGCTGCTTTTAGAAATTATAAAAAAAGGTTATTCTCGTGAAAAAATTTATCCGATTATCCAAAAACTGGCTCAAGAAAGCTTCAGAAACAAAAACAAACTTAAAAAATTTCTTACAGAAAAAGAAATAGCAAATTGTTTTAATACTGATTATTACATAAGGAATATCAAAAAAATTTTTGACCGACTAAAAATATGATATTATTTTGTATCGGGCTTGCAGTTGTTTACGCAGTTGCGATTGGTGCGAACGATGCTGCTAATTCGTTCGGAGATTGGGTTGGTGTTATCGGTGCACGCACACGCCAGGTTGTTAGAGGGATGTTTTTGTGCGGTTTATGTGCATTATTAGGCGCTATATTAGAAGGTCATAAGGTTTCCAAAACAATCGGTAGTGGAATTGTTCCCGCTGCATATTTAACTATTGAAGTAGTACTACTCGGCTTGATAGGTGCGATATTTTGGGTTTTCTTAGCAACTTATTTTGGACTACCTATAAGTACTACTCATTCAGTTGTTGGTGGGATTGCCGGGCTTGGTCTTGCAATTGCATCACCTATTAACTGGCAGATATTAAAAAAAATTGTTATCTGCTGGATTGCCACACCAACTGGTGCAGGACTGATTGCTTATACGGTATTTTTGAGTTTGGTTTTTATACTTAAAAAATTCCAGTTTGAAAAACAATTCTCTAAAATCTGTAAATGGTTGATTGTTGTTACAAGTTGTTATACTGCATATACCTGGGGTGCAAACGATGTAGCAAATGCTACCGCATTGCTCTCGGCTTCTAAAGTGGTTTCAGTGAAAACTGCAGTTTTTCTCGGCGGATGCGGAATACTGACAGGTGCAGTGTTGTTTGGTTCAAAAGTAGCAATAACTGTCGGCTGTAGTATCACGCGACTTACACCTGCGATGGGTGTATGTTCTGATATAGCAACTGCATTAACTGTGCATTTTTTTACCCAACTGAAAATACCGGTTTCAACAACCCATGCATTAGTTGGTGCGATTATAGGTCTCGGGCTGGTTCGCAAAAGTCAGGTTGTTAATTTCAGAATTGCAAGAGATATAGTTATTGCGTGGGTTATTACGCCGTTAGTTTCTGGTATAATTTCTTTTTTTGTGTATAAAATGTATTTGCTGTTTTAAGACGAAAATCAAACAAAAAATGTAAGCATTTGCTTACATTTGAATTTTAGTCGTCGGTAATTTTTGATTTTTCAATTACTGTTGAAAAAGTCAACAAAAACTACTTTGATCCACCTTAGGCGGAAAAGGGTTTTACAATTTTTTGCAATATGGAAAAGATAAAATGGTATGAGAAAACTTGGGTTATCGTTTTATGTCTTTTATTTTTTGCTCCATTAGGTCTATATTTAATCATGCGTAGCAAAAGACATAAAACACATATAAAAGTAATCTTTGTAGTTGTATTTCTTTTCCTTTTACCGCTTCTGGTTAGTTTTAGCATTATAGGAATCCCGCTTTATTATTTTAATTATTCAAGGATTTCGTCAACTCCGCCTCTTCCATTTCCACAAAAGATTGAAGAAGGTAAATTTCGTCAAGGTAAAATATACCTGGTTCCTATCGGGAAAGTGGATAAAGAATTTATTAAAAAACTCATTCCATACGTAGAGGAGAGATTTAGATATGAGACTGAAATTGCTGCACCTTTAGAAAACAAGCATACTTACTGGACATATACCCGTACTTTACTTGATGAATTAGATAAATATTCCGCTCCTACTGATGCAGTAAGAATTATAGGTATAACTAATTTAGAGATTAAGGACTGGGATACATTAAAAATATATTGGCGGGAGTCCGAAGGAAGATTAGATCCAACCTTAAATCGTGAATTGTATTTCGTGAGTGGAATGTATCCTTATTTTCCTAAAGCCATTTATTATGCTTTTTATTACTCTTTGATTGGGCCAAAGGTGAAAGGATCTAATGTGTTTTGGTTATCCAATGTGCACGCTCCCGGTAAAATTGGATTTATTTCTCTTTATCGTCTAAAAGAACCAATTTTTTTCTGGAAAAATAAAGAAGTTCTTTTAAGGAGATCTGTTACTGAAATATCTTTTATTCTAGGTCAGAGTTTTGGATTTACTGATTGCCCTCATAAGTATTGTGTGATGAAAGAACATTGGGATCGGGT comes from the Elusimicrobiota bacterium genome and includes:
- a CDS encoding dihydroorotate dehydrogenase — encoded protein: MSVLIGKLKLKNPVMVASGTFGYGLEFKDLVDLDKIGAIVTKTITLKPRLGNPQPRIFELHYGMINSIGLQNVGLEIFLKDKLAELKKITKTHIIVSVGGNTEKELLEIIETLNSEKIAAVELNLSCPNIIGKKIISQSAKQTYKLVSTIRKRTNLTLITKLSPNVTDITKIAKSCEDAGCDAVSLINSFPVLFFSPSLVFGGLSGPCIKHIALRMVYLACQTVRIPVIGMGGIMDVNDALEFFRAGAKAVAVGCANFANPQTTIEIIEEISRINAMNVNTNKYERNL
- a CDS encoding inorganic phosphate transporter, which encodes MILFCIGLAVVYAVAIGANDAANSFGDWVGVIGARTRQVVRGMFLCGLCALLGAILEGHKVSKTIGSGIVPAAYLTIEVVLLGLIGAIFWVFLATYFGLPISTTHSVVGGIAGLGLAIASPINWQILKKIVICWIATPTGAGLIAYTVFLSLVFILKKFQFEKQFSKICKWLIVVTSCYTAYTWGANDVANATALLSASKVVSVKTAVFLGGCGILTGAVLFGSKVAITVGCSITRLTPAMGVCSDIATALTVHFFTQLKIPVSTTHALVGAIIGLGLVRKSQVVNFRIARDIVIAWVITPLVSGIISFFVYKMYLLF
- the purB gene encoding adenylosuccinate lyase, which codes for MIERYCYPEMLKIWTDESRFQKMLDVEIAVCEALCKKGEIPRTAYERIKKHATFKLKIIKEIEKIVKHDVIAFLTYVAGSVGKDSIYIHRGLTSSDVLDTALALQLKEASDILIADLETFSQTIKNQARKYKNTLMIGRTHGIHAEPITFGFKLAGWYSEMLRNIQRLKIAQQNISFGKISGAVGTYAHIEPEIEEYVCKKLGLVPEPVSTQIIPRDRHSQFLLTLDIIASSIERFATEIRTLQRTEIAEVEEPFTVGQKGSSAMPHKRNPVICEQLCGLARVIRANALSSLENIALWNERDISHSSVERIILPDSTILLDYVLKKMDYVIKNMSVNTQKMVDNLALTKNAIFSQRLLLEIIKKGYSREKIYPIIQKLAQESFRNKNKLKKFLTEKEIANCFNTDYYIRNIKKIFDRLKI
- the pyrE gene encoding orotate phosphoribosyltransferase; the protein is MNTLKLVKEKKALLIGHFLLSSGLHSDKYIQCAKVLQYPNIAEQLAKALIKKILSTYQLINLSTVSCVISPAIGGIVIGQEVARQLNCRAIFCERENGVMKLRRGFEIKKGENCLVVEDVITTGGSTNEVMEVVKKAGGKIAGMATIIDRSQLKNFAISLLKLKIKTYKPETCPLCKKGIPLVKPGSKSV
- the pyrF gene encoding orotidine-5'-phosphate decarboxylase, whose amino-acid sequence is MELIVALDVDSISPAEKIVKLLKHKVKIFKVGSKLFTAVGPAILEILNSNGCKVFLDLKYHDIPTVVSDAVMVAGEKKVFAVSLHISGGKEMLEKCISLKNRPLLWGITVLTSLDDNDLKEIGISQKIEAQVELLTKIAKDVGLDGIVCSPREIDIVKKISRLQIIVPGIRLAEETDDQKRTLTPKEAKEKGADYIVVGRPIIKAENPLLVTEKTLEEIK
- the purM gene encoding phosphoribosylformylglycinamidine cyclo-ligase, translated to MCYKKSGVDINKANKLVSWIKKLSPKIGGFSGLYKLNELNKLNKPDIYLAASCDGVGTKLKIAQLLNKHDTVGIDLVAMNVNDVLCCGATPLFFLDYYACGKLNLKIAKDVIIGIKNGCEQARCVLLGGETAEMPGFYKGNEYDLAGFAVGIIDKEKIIDGTRIKNGDLIIGIPSSGLHSNGFSLIRKVFAEKEIKKFGNEFLKPTKIYVKEIQSAICNLQSAITGICHITGGGFYDNIVRILPENCRAVIRKNRWNVPEIFKVIQKKGNISDREMYRTFNMGIGMVMIIHEFTSSRVLELLKDSIIIGEIVKGKKGVEVV
- the purN gene encoding phosphoribosylglycinamide formyltransferase is translated as MSNKIKIGVLVSGSGTNLQAIIDACMSHKIDAKVVVVISNKKEAFALQRAKKYNIRAVFVDAKKYDFDRKAIEILEKFEVDLVCLAGFLLKLGKNFIRKYRGKILNIHPALLPKFGGKGMYGIKVHQTVLEANERISGCTVHLVDEKYDHGKIILQKKVKVFKNDTPVKLQKRVLKQEHKLYPEAIKLVIKRHLLI